In Mercurialis annua linkage group LG5, ddMerAnnu1.2, whole genome shotgun sequence, a single genomic region encodes these proteins:
- the LOC126683023 gene encoding putative receptor-like protein kinase At1g80870: MPSRQLSPSYNNPKPNFNAQTRILFLTLTVSACVVILFTILYFLYHLWYSLINRSRTIPFDSNTPLKLQRFSYKELKIATNEFDDTNIIGKGGSGTVFRGIARDGKLYAIKRLDTFSLQSEREFQNELQILGGLRSSFLVSLLGYCVEKNKRLLVYEYMPNKSLQELLFSDGNLVLSWEKRFSVILDVVKALEFLHFGSDPPVIHGDIKPSNVLLDFDYKAKISDFGLSRIKVEGEFGFDLFSQDLGKSQELWKSQELSGNLTSETPAIGTPVDTSHEVDFALALQASCSSKNSRKCLNVKALNLNSLNFNGGIVGESDGKVGDGSNGKGKEVSGSGDYWNSKFLPYDDELDSKELKLNDVDESNSGTKQWGKDWWWRQDGSGELCSKDYVMEWIGSQICPSTNPDWDDEKKSTTPERTELHSSIPLDKVEGSVEVQRVEKGKKNRKRKDRKMQEWWKEEHLDEITKKNTTKLKKLETRWKKFKTPHFRQFHFHRRKKSREQNQNEYKQNGEFSFQRGCKKKNHHSAGSEMWSGDLLSSTTSMRGTLCYVAPEYGGCGYSMEKGDIYSLGVLILVIVSGRRPLHVLASPMKLEKANLISWCRHLAQGGNILELVDEKLKDEYDKDEAKLCINLGLTCLQKIPELRPDIREIVKILKGDMDLPALPFEFSPSPPSKLFSRSRRRHKSNAE; this comes from the coding sequence ATGCCTTCAAGACAATTATCACCATCTTATAACAATccaaaaccaaattttaatgCTCAAACAAGAATTTTGTTCTTGACATTAACAGTCTCAGCTTGTGTAGTGATCCTCTTCACAATTCTATATTTCCTCTACCATCTTTGGTACTCCCTTATAAATCGTTCAAGAACCATTCCATTTGACTCCAACACGCCACTAAAGCTTCAAAGATTCTCATATAAAGAGCTAAAGATTGCCACCAATGAATTTGATGACACCAATATCATTGGCAAAGGTGGCTCCGGTACTGTGTTTAGAGGCATTGCTAGAGATGGTAAGTTATATGCAATCAAAAGACTCGACACTTTTTCTTTACAGTCAGAACGAGAGTTTCAAAATGAGTTGCAGATTCTTGGTGGGTTGAGATCATCTTTTTTGGTTTCTTTATTGGGTTATTGTGTTGAAAAGAATAAAAGGTTGCTGGTTTATGAGTATATGCCTAATAAAAGCTTGCAAGAATTGTTGTTTAGTGATGGGAATTTGGTTTTGAGTTGGGAGAAAAGATTTAGTGTCATTCTTGATGTTGTTAAAGCTCTTGAATTTTTGCATTTTGGGTCTGACCCACCTGTGATTCATGGTGATATTAAACCTAGTAATGTTTTgcttgattttgattataaagcTAAGATTTCTGATTTTGGGTTGTCAAGAATTAAGGTTGAGGGtgagtttggatttgatttgtttagtcaAGATTTAGGGAAGAGTCAAGAATTATGGAAAAGTCAAGAGCTTTCTGGGAATTTGACTTCAGAAACTCCAGCAATTGGTACTCCTGTGGATACTTCTCATGAGGTAGATTTTGCTCTGGCTTTACAAGCTTCGTGTTCGTCGAAAAATAGTCGAAAATGTTTGAATGTTAAGGCTTTGAACTTGAATTCTTTGAATTTCAATGGTGGCATTGTTGGGGAGAGTGATGGTAAGGTAGGAGATGGGAGTAATGGTAAGGGAAAAGAGGTTTCGGGTAGTGGGGATTATTGGAATAGCAAGTTTTTACCGTATGATGACGAACTTGATAGTAAAGAATTGAAGTTAAACGATGTTGATGAGTCTAATTCTGGTACGAAACAATGGGGTAAAGATTGGTGGTGGAGACAGGACGGGAGTGGCGAATTGTGTAGTAAAGATTATGTTATGGAGTGGATTGGGAGTCAGATTTGTCCTTCGACGAATCCTGATTGGGATGATGAAAAGAAAAGTACTACTCCTGAAAGAACAGAGTTGCATAGTTCGATCCCTTTAGATAAGGTAGAAGGTTCTGTTGAGGTACAGAGAGTCGAAAAGGGCAAAAAGAACCGGAAAAGGAAGGATCGGAAAATGCAGGAGTGGTGGAAAGAAGAACATTTAGATGAGATCACCAAGAAAAATACTACTAAATTGAAGAAACTCGAAACAAGATGGAAGAAGTTTAAAACGCCACATTTTCGACAATTCCATTTCCATAGGCGAAAGAAATCTCGAGAGCAGAACCAGAACGAGTACAAACAAAACGGAGAGTTTAGTTTCCAACGAGGATGCAAGAAAAAGAATCACCATTCTGCAGGGAGTGAAATGTGGAGTGGAGATCTTTTGAGCAGCACAACAAGCATGCGAGGCACATTGTGTTATGTTGCACCGGAATATGGAGGCTGCGGTTACTCAATGGAGAAAGGTGATATATACAGTTTAGGCGTGTTGATTCTCGTGATTGTCTCCGGTAGAAGGCCGTTGCACGTACTGGCTTCGCCGATGAAGCTGGAGAAAGCAAATTTGATAAGCTGGTGTAGGCATTTAGCTCAAGGTGGGAACATTTTGGAGCTTGTGGATGAAAAATTGAAGGATGAGTATGATAAAGATGAGGCAAAATTGTGTATCAACTTGGGTTTAACTTGTTTGCAGAAAATACCCGAGTTAAGACCAGATATTAGAGAGATTgtgaagattttgaaaggtgatatGGATCTTCCGGCACTCCCGTTCGAGTTTTCTCCCTCTCCGCCGTCGAAATTATTTAGCCGGTCTCGGAGAAGACATAAGTCCAATGCAGAGTAG